Within the Microbacterium sp. 1S1 genome, the region GGGTGACCCACGGCTGACGCCGAGCGCGACGCGGCCGTCGGCGATGAGGTCGAGGGCGGCCGCCTCCTCCGCGAACTGGAACGGGTTCTCGTAGCGCATGTCGATCACGCCGGTCCCCACCTCGATGCGCTCGGTCCGCGCGGCCATGGCGGTCAGCAGCGGCATCGGGGAGGCGGCCTGGCGTGCCCAATGGTGGACACGGACGTACGCCCCGTTGACACCGAGTTCGTCCGCACCTTCCGCGATCTCGATGGTCTGCTTCAGCATGTCACCGGCCGTGCGGGTGGCCGACCCTGGCACGTCGGCGTAGTGCCCGAACGAGAGGAATCCGAAAGCCTTCATGGTGTATTCGAACGCATAGAAGCGTCCACTATTCCCCCGGCAGCAGGAAGCCGTCGAGCACGAGCCCCCGGATCCGCGGCTCGAGCTCCGCCCACAGCTGCGGGAAGGGCACCTCGAAAAGGTCGGCGAGGGCGGGGGCGATCTGCAGCACCTGCAGTTCACCGTCGCACGCGCCCACGAATCCGGCCAGCGCCGGATCCACCGCGACCGTCCGCGCGAACCCGCCGCCCTGCCGCAGCTCGATCACGCTCGGGTCATCGTTGCCCGGAAGGAGATGACGGGCCTCCGTCACATCGGCCGCGACGACAAGCGTGTCCGGCAGTCCCGCGGCGAGCGCATCGTGGGCGGCGAGTCCGAGCCCGAGCGCCGCACCCACGTTCGCCACCGGCTGCGACACCCGCTCCGACCGCCTGAGCGGCTCTCCCTGGCCGCGACGCAGCAGCACATACCCGAAGCCGACCGCGGTCACGCCGCGCGCCGCGAAATCGTCGAGCCAGGCGGTGAGCAGCGGCGTGAAGGCCGGGTCGCGCGGTGTGATGCCGCCGTCCCTGATCCACAGCTCCGCGTAGGCGAGGGGCGAGAGCTCCTCGCGCTCCACCACCCAGAGGTCGAGGTCGGAGGGAACCCACGCGTCGAGGCGCGCCAGGCCCGTGACCCCCGTGCGCGACTCCCAGTTGCCGAGCAGCTGGGCGATGCCGCCCGGGGTGAGGTGCGACGGCACGGTGCGTACGAACTGCTCGACGAGCGCGTCGCCGACCAGTCCCCCGTCGCGGTACTCGTAGGCCGGGACGCCCTCGGTGCGCGGGGTGATGACGAACGGCGGGTTCGAGACGATCAGGTCGAAGGCCTCCCCCGCGACCGGGTCGAACATGCTCCCGTGCCGGAGGTCGATGTTGGTGACCCCGTTGAGCCGCGCGTTCAGTTCCGCGTAGGCCAGAGCCCGGCGGGAGATGTCGGTGGCCACGACGGTACCGGCCCGCCGCGCCACGAGCAGGGCCTGGATGCCGCAGCCGGTGCCGAGGTCGAGGGCGCGGTCCACCGCGAGCGGCACCACCGTCTCGGCGAGCGTGCGGGAGGCCCCACCCACTCCGAGGACGTGGTCGGCGGGCAACGGTCCGTCGAGGGCGACCTCGTCGAGATCGCTGGCGATCCACCACTCCCCGACTCCGTCCTCGTCGACGAAGGACTGCGGGCGCAGCAGCGCCACCGGGGTCACGGTGTCGTCGTCGACCGTCGCCAGGCCCAGGTCCGCCAGGCCCTCGACGCCCAGAGCCGGGAGCGCACGCTCGACCGCCGCTCGAGGTTGCGGAAGGCCGAGCACCAGGAGACGTCCGAGTGTGGCGAGCACCCCCTCGTCCCCCGCGATCGCCCGGAGGATGGGCTCGCGGAGGCCGCGGCCCAGGGCGTCGTCTGCCTCTTCGCCCCAGAGGCGCCGCAGCGGCTCGGATCGGAGGTCTGCGGCATCGAGGTCCGCGGCGAGCGCGGCACTGCGGAGGGGATCGGGGCGGGGGGGCGGGGGTGGCGGACACGGCCGTCACTCTACGCGTCTTCAGGGTTCTCCTCCCTCCGGCCTCCTAGAATCACAGGGTCAGTACTCACGATCCGCCTCCTCCCCGGCGTTCGAGGAAGACCTTCATGACCGCGACCACTCCCGACACGGGCCTCCGCGCGCGCGTGCGCCGGCTCGCGGCGTTCGCGGTCGCCGCGGGCGTCTGCGCCCTGGGCGTGCCCGGTCCCGCGATGGCGGCGGGCCAGACCGCGGCGGACGACGATCAGCGCGTCGAGCTGCACGTGTCGGCCGGGCTTCGTGGCACGGTCGCCCCCGGCACGTCGACGTCGGCCGTGGTCACGATCGACAACGACACCGACACCGAGCTCTCCCCCGGCCGGGTCGAGATCGAGCTGGGGAGCACACCGCTCGCCGACGACGATGCCGTCACCGACTGGCTCGACGACGCCCGCGCCGCCGGGTCCTTCCTCCCGCTCGGCGATGAGACGACGAAGACGGCCGAGGCGGGCGGAACGGCCACCACCACGGTGTTCGTGCCGCAGGAGACGCTGGCCGGCCTCACGCCGGGTGTGTACCCCCTGCGGGCCGCTCTGAGCGACGCCAGCACGGCGGACACGGAGGGGCAGCGCGCAACCACCTGGGACACGACCGCCACGAGCGTCCTCGTCGTCACGTCCAGCCCGACGAGCCCCGTCGGCGTCCTCGTACCGATCACCGCCACCCCCGCCGGCGGCGCCTTGCTGAGTGCCGAGGAGCTCACCGAGCTCACCGCCCCGGACGGCGACCTCACCGCGCAGCTCGACGGAGTGGCCGGGACGACCGCGGTGCTCGCGATCGACCCCGCCATCCTCGCCTCCATCCGTGCTCTGGGCACCGCGGCGCCGTCCTCGGCGACGGACTGGATCGCGCGGCTCGACGAGCTCCCCAACGCCCGCTTCGCTCTGCAGTTCGGAGACGCCGACCTCACCGTGCAGGCGCAGGCCGGTCTCACCGAGGCACTGGCGCCGCTGCCCCTGTCATCCCTGCTCGATCCCGCGGCCTTCCCGCAGCAGCGCGCCGTCACGCCGACGACGGCACCGAACGCCACGGCTCTTCCCTCGCCGACGCCGACCGACGGTCCGGCCCTGCCGACGGACGACGAGCTGGCGGAGATCGATGGCGCGCTCCCCGGCATCGTGTGGCCCGAGAGCGACCTGTCGCAGGCCGACCTCACGGCGTTCTCGGGCTACCTCGGGCGGAACGCCACGACGGTGGTGTCCTCCGAGACGGTCGGCGGACAGAGTGCCGCCCATGCGACGGCCGGGGGTCAGGATCTGCTGGTCACCGATGCCGCGACCTCCGCGGCGCTGACCGCCGCAGCGGCCGAATCCAGGTCCGCCGCCCGCCAAGGGCTCCTGGCGGAAGCGTCGGCGCGCCTCTTCCTCGCCGGCGCGCGGGCACCCGGTGCGCCGCTGCTCATCGGCCTGGACCGTGATGAGAACCGCTCCGCCGAGGCCCTCCGCGATGCGATCTCGGCGGCGGACTCGGTCGGGTTCGAACTCTCCACCGTCCGCGCCACGAAGGCCGTCTCGGTCACGGTGCCGGAGACGGCCGCCGCGACGCGCGCGCCCGACCTCGCCAACCTCCTCACGGACGAGCGCTCCCTCACCGCGTTCTCGACCATCCTCAGCGAGCCTCTCGTGCTGCTGAGCCCGGAGCGGATCCGGATCCTGCGCACCGTCGCGGTCGGCTCGTCCGCGACAGCGTTCACCGAGAAGGTGGCGAACCACCGCGCACGGACCACCGAGACCCTGAACGCCGTCAGCATCCCGGCGTCGAGCACCATCCAACTGCTCACCGCCAACGCCGACCTGCCCATCGGGGTGCGCAACGACCTCCCCTGGCCGGTGACCGTCCGTCTGTTCGCCTCCCCCAGCGATCCTCGTCTCGAGGTCACCCCCGTCATCGATGTGGCCGTGCAGGCGAACTCGACCACGAGGGCCAAGGTGCCGGTATCGGCGCGCGTCGGCAGCGGTGAGCTCGACCTTCGACTCAGCCTGACCAGCCCGACCGGGGTGCCTATCCAGTCGGAGCAGACCGTCCGAGTCGCGGTGCGGGCGGAGTGGGAGACCATCGGCCTCGTCGTCTTCGGCGGTCTCGCCGTCCTCCTCATCGCTCTCGGGGTCGTCCGCACCGTGCGCCGGAAGCGTCGGGAGGCGATCGAGGAGCACGCCGTGGAAGCCGCGGTCGAGGAGCTGATCGAGGAGAAGGAGGCGGAGGCCGCCGTGCAGGAGCACCTCGAAGGCCCGGACGCCCCGTCGACGAAGGAGTCGCGTGAGTAGTCTCGGGCGCGCCAGCGCGATCATCGGCGCCGGCACCATGGTGTCTCGCGTGACCGGGCTGCTGCGCAGCATCGTCCTCGTCGGCGTCCTCGGTGCCGTCGGCTCCGAGGCCGCGGATGCCTTCACATTCGCCAACACGCTGCCGAACAGCGTGTTCTCACTCATCTCGGTGGGAGTGCTGACGGCCGTGATCGTGCCGCAGATCGTCAAGGCGACGGCCGATGCCGACGGCGGCAACGCGTTCATCTCCAAGCTCTTCACCCTGGGCACGGTGGTCCTCGTCGCCACCACCGCCGTGGCGACGCTGGCCGCGCCGTGGCTCGTCGTGCTGGTCGCCGGACGTGCTCCTCTCGAAGCGCAGGCCCTGGCGACGGCCCTCGCCTACTGGTGCCTCCCCCAGATCCTGTTCTACGGTCTGTACGCCCTGCTCGGCGAGGCTCTGAACGCCCGGCGCATCTTCGGGCCGTTCACCTGGGCGCCCGTGGTCAACAACATCGTGTCGATCATCGGCTTCCTCGTCCTGGGGGCCGTGTTCGCGCCGGTTCCGACCCAGGCGGAGGAATGGACGCCGGCCATGATCGCGACGCTGGGCGGCACCGCGACTCTCGGCATCGCGTTGCAGGCCCTCGTGCTGCTCGTCTTCTGGCGCCGTACCGGGCTTGCTCTGAAGCCGGACTTCCGGTGGCGCGGCGTCGGTCTCGGTGCCGTGGGCAAGCTCGCGGGGTGGACGTTCCTGATGGCCTTCGCCAGCCTGGCGGCGGGAGTGCTGCAGGGCAACATCGTCAGCGCGGCCTCGGGTTCCGGCGCCTCCGCGACGGTCACGGCCAACGCCTGGCTGATCTTCATGCTCCCGTACTCGGTCATCGTGCTGTCGATCGGCACCCCGTACTTCACCCAGATCAGCGAGCACGCGGCCGCAGGGCGCGACGACGAGGTGCGCGGCGACATCTCCCGGAGCATCCGCACGCTGCTGTTCTTCATCGTCGCCGCGGTCGCCGCGGTCGCCGCCGCCGCGATCCCCGCCTCGCGCGTGTTCACCAGCTCGGCGGAGGACGCCGAGGCCGCCGCACTGGTGCTCCTCTGCTACCTGCTCAGCCTCATCCCCCTCACGATCCTGTTCATCGTCCAGCGCACCTTCTACGCCTACGACGACACACGCACCCCGTTCTGGTTCACGATCTTCCAGTGCGTCCTGATCGTCGCCACCGCGCTCCTCGCCGGCGGGCTGCTGCAGGCGGAGGTGATCCCGATCACCGGCCTCGCGGCCGCCGTCGCCCTGGGCCAGTCGGTCGCCAGCACGCTCCAGACGATCGTGGCGACCTGGCTGCTGCACCGCCGCCTCGGAGGTCTCGGACTGCGGTCCTGGGCGAGCGCGACCGGGCGGTTCCTCGTCGCCGCCGTCCCCGCCGGTCTAGCGGGCTGGGGCGTCTTCCTCCTCTTCGGCGGTACCGAGGGCTGGGCCGCGTCGGACAAGATCCAGGGCGCACTCGGCACCGCTGTCATCGGCGCCGTCGTGGTCCTCGTCTACGTCGCGATCCTCGCGCTGTTCCGCGCCCCGGAGCTCAGGGCCGCGAGCGGGCTCGTCCGCCGCTTCCTGCCAGGCCGCTGACCCCGGGAATGCCCCGCGGTTACCATGGGTTGAAGCAGTCGGACGTCTTTCGACGGCACCGCCTTTCTAACGGAGATCACATGCGTCAGGTCATCATCATCGGCTCCGGCCCCGCCGGATTCACGGCTGCCATCTACGCGGCGCGCGCGAACCTCGAGCCGCTGCTCATCGCCAGCTCGGTCGAGGTCGGCGGAGAGCTCATGAACACGACCGAGGTGGAGAACTACCCCGGCTTCCCGGAGGGCATCCAGGGCCCGGAGCTCATGGCGAAGTTCCAGGAGCAGGCCGAGAAGTTCGGCACCGAGGTGCTGTACGACGACGTGACCGAGCTCGACGTCGCCGGCCCGGTCAAGAAGGTCACGCTCGGCTCGGGCGCGAGCCACGAGGCGAAGACGATCATCTACGCCACCGGTTCCGCCTACCGGAAGCTCGGCATCGAGGGCGAAGAGCGCCTCTCCGGCTTCGGTGTCTCGTGGTGCGCCACCTGTGACGGCTTCTTCTTCCGTCAGAAGACCATTGCGGTGGTCGGCGGCGGCGACTCGGCGATGGAGGAGGCGACCTTCCTCACGCGCTTCGCGGACAAGGTCTACGTGATCCACCGCAAGGACACGCTGCGAGCCTCCAAGATCATGCAGGAGCGCGCGTTCGCGAACGAGAAGATCGAGTTCGTCTGGAACAGCGAGGTCGTCG harbors:
- a CDS encoding methyltransferase, which codes for MLATLGRLLVLGLPQPRAAVERALPALGVEGLADLGLATVDDDTVTPVALLRPQSFVDEDGVGEWWIASDLDEVALDGPLPADHVLGVGGASRTLAETVVPLAVDRALDLGTGCGIQALLVARRAGTVVATDISRRALAYAELNARLNGVTNIDLRHGSMFDPVAGEAFDLIVSNPPFVITPRTEGVPAYEYRDGGLVGDALVEQFVRTVPSHLTPGGIAQLLGNWESRTGVTGLARLDAWVPSDLDLWVVEREELSPLAYAELWIRDGGITPRDPAFTPLLTAWLDDFAARGVTAVGFGYVLLRRGQGEPLRRSERVSQPVANVGAALGLGLAAHDALAAGLPDTLVVAADVTEARHLLPGNDDPSVIELRQGGGFARTVAVDPALAGFVGACDGELQVLQIAPALADLFEVPFPQLWAELEPRIRGLVLDGFLLPGE
- a CDS encoding DUF6049 family protein produces the protein MTATTPDTGLRARVRRLAAFAVAAGVCALGVPGPAMAAGQTAADDDQRVELHVSAGLRGTVAPGTSTSAVVTIDNDTDTELSPGRVEIELGSTPLADDDAVTDWLDDARAAGSFLPLGDETTKTAEAGGTATTTVFVPQETLAGLTPGVYPLRAALSDASTADTEGQRATTWDTTATSVLVVTSSPTSPVGVLVPITATPAGGALLSAEELTELTAPDGDLTAQLDGVAGTTAVLAIDPAILASIRALGTAAPSSATDWIARLDELPNARFALQFGDADLTVQAQAGLTEALAPLPLSSLLDPAAFPQQRAVTPTTAPNATALPSPTPTDGPALPTDDELAEIDGALPGIVWPESDLSQADLTAFSGYLGRNATTVVSSETVGGQSAAHATAGGQDLLVTDAATSAALTAAAAESRSAARQGLLAEASARLFLAGARAPGAPLLIGLDRDENRSAEALRDAISAADSVGFELSTVRATKAVSVTVPETAAATRAPDLANLLTDERSLTAFSTILSEPLVLLSPERIRILRTVAVGSSATAFTEKVANHRARTTETLNAVSIPASSTIQLLTANADLPIGVRNDLPWPVTVRLFASPSDPRLEVTPVIDVAVQANSTTRAKVPVSARVGSGELDLRLSLTSPTGVPIQSEQTVRVAVRAEWETIGLVVFGGLAVLLIALGVVRTVRRKRREAIEEHAVEAAVEELIEEKEAEAAVQEHLEGPDAPSTKESRE
- the murJ gene encoding murein biosynthesis integral membrane protein MurJ; the protein is MSSLGRASAIIGAGTMVSRVTGLLRSIVLVGVLGAVGSEAADAFTFANTLPNSVFSLISVGVLTAVIVPQIVKATADADGGNAFISKLFTLGTVVLVATTAVATLAAPWLVVLVAGRAPLEAQALATALAYWCLPQILFYGLYALLGEALNARRIFGPFTWAPVVNNIVSIIGFLVLGAVFAPVPTQAEEWTPAMIATLGGTATLGIALQALVLLVFWRRTGLALKPDFRWRGVGLGAVGKLAGWTFLMAFASLAAGVLQGNIVSAASGSGASATVTANAWLIFMLPYSVIVLSIGTPYFTQISEHAAAGRDDEVRGDISRSIRTLLFFIVAAVAAVAAAAIPASRVFTSSAEDAEAAALVLLCYLLSLIPLTILFIVQRTFYAYDDTRTPFWFTIFQCVLIVATALLAGGLLQAEVIPITGLAAAVALGQSVASTLQTIVATWLLHRRLGGLGLRSWASATGRFLVAAVPAGLAGWGVFLLFGGTEGWAASDKIQGALGTAVIGAVVVLVYVAILALFRAPELRAASGLVRRFLPGR
- the trxB gene encoding thioredoxin-disulfide reductase is translated as MRQVIIIGSGPAGFTAAIYAARANLEPLLIASSVEVGGELMNTTEVENYPGFPEGIQGPELMAKFQEQAEKFGTEVLYDDVTELDVAGPVKKVTLGSGASHEAKTIIYATGSAYRKLGIEGEERLSGFGVSWCATCDGFFFRQKTIAVVGGGDSAMEEATFLTRFADKVYVIHRKDTLRASKIMQERAFANEKIEFVWNSEVVEILGDNAVSGVQLRSTEDGSLRDLPLDGLFIAIGNDPRTHLVHEKLELTPEGTIWVDGRSSRTSVPGVFAAGDVIDPTYRQAITAAGTGTIAALDAEHFLADLEDQSVEVPAAEAAEVITA